Within the Gordonia westfalica genome, the region AAACCTAGGGTGATTCAAACTGATTTGTTCCATCAGTCTCAGGAACCGCATGCCGAGGATCGCTCTCGCGCCACGGTTCATCCGGGTCGGCTCCGGGATCACCGGCACCCAACGAGTACGCGAGCAAACCACCAGCGGTGCCACCGAGCGCGAAACCGACCGCTGCACCCGCTGCAGCACCACCGACACCGCCGACCGCTGCGCCGATTCCAGCCCCGATCCCAGCGAACTCAGGACCCAAGACAAAGTACGGGGGTGCGGTCCCCACAATCGCTCCCGCAATCGCACCGACCCCAGCCCCACCAACCGCACCAACCACCGCCGACGGAATACCCAGCGCCACAGCACCAGCCGTACCACCAGCCATCACACCGATGATCGTCGCAGCAGCACGACGACTCGCCTCATCCTCAGGCACACCCACCGAAATCAAACCCTGAGCAATCTTCGCCTCACCATACGCCGACCACGCATTGATCGAATTGACATCCCTCGCCGACAACCCCTGCGGAATATCGGCCACAAAGTTACCCACACGAATCTTGTCCGGCGGCGGAGCAATCGGACGCACCGGCGGAGCAACCCGCGGCGCAACAGGATTGGTGATCACCGACGAATACGGCTGATCATAACTCTGCGACAACGACTCGTCATACGACTGATACGGAGCCTCCACCGGCGGACCCGGAATCGAACCCGGACCCGGCACAACAACCGGCTGCACCACCGCATCACTTGGCCCCGGCCCACCCGGCGCAACATCAGACGGACTCGTACCACCCTGACCCGGAGCCGAATCCGACGGATCAGTCCCACCCTGCTCCGGCACCGCAAACGCCACACCAGCACCAGCAGAAATCGACACCGCCACAACAGCCGACGTCACCGACAACAACGGCCCACTAGGCGACCGCCGCCTACGATGCCGACCCCGACTCTGCGTCATCTCGGTACCACCTCCCTATGTCCCGCCGGGCCTCGACTCGGAGACGCCCGCAGCCATCGATATGACAAAGCACCTACGGAACGATGAAGAAGAAAGTGGCACCAGAAGCCGACTGTGAGATACGAACCGGGGTGTTCACCGCCCACGTCGTGACCGCCATCGTCGCAAGCCCAGAACCAGTCGTGACCTCCCATGACTTTTTCTCCCCGGGACGCGGTCCGAACGAGACTCGGTTCCACTTCTCCATCTCAATGCCGCGAGCACTCGTGTAACCGGAGCGGATACGGAAAGTGCACTTAGGGTTCCGCTTCCACGTGGCGCCCTCCCCTCTGAAGCCGTGAGAGATCGCAGTGACCCGGACAACTCCACGCTTCCTCGCCGGAACGTCAAGCTTGTAGGTGACTGCACCCCTACAGAACGAGTGATCTCCGAAGTTGACATGGGTGTTTCCGTTGGTGTTGATCTGCTGAAGCGGCGCCGCAGATGCGTCACCGGCGCCGGCCAGCCCGGCTACCGTCGCAACCGCCAGACCCAGAAGGGTTACAACAAGCTTCTTCATCGAAGGCCTCACTCTTGACTGCGAAATGAAAGTTGGGAATCCCGTTCGGGGGTGGCCCGGTTCGTCCGAGAATGAACTATTGCGTAGCTTCCGCCGGCCACAAGACCTCGCTGCCCGGGATTGCGTTCATCAGGTTGTCCGACCGTGCCCGAGTCCAGTCCCGGACGGACTTCTCCGCGCCCGAGCCGAAGACCGCGTACGGCGAACGCGCCTGCTCACCAGACCATCTGTGGATCGAAGACCCAACCTTGAGGTCCACATTTCCACGATTGTTGACCACGTAATCCACTGCGGGAAGGCCTGAACGACGAGCATCCTCCGCCGAGAGGTGGAACTCGAACTGATTCGGGCCCGTCTCAGGTGCGGAATGCCGAGGACCGTCCTTGCGCCACGGCTCGTCCGGGTTGGCACCAGGATCACCGGCCCCCAGCGAGTAGGCAAGGAGTCCGCCCGCGGTACCACCGATAGCGAAGCCAAGTGCCGCGCCTGCAGCACCAGCACCGATGCCACCCACTGCAGCACCGATTCCGGCGCCGACCGGAACATCGAATCCTGCCCGGATCAGGCCAGAGGTCACGTAGCTGAAGCCGGCGCCCACTCCTGCACCGACAACCGCGCCACCAACCGCACCGACCACCGCCGACGGAATACCCAGCGCCACAGCACCAGCCGTACCACCAGCCATCACACCGATGATCGTCGCAGCAGCACGACGACTCGCCTCATCCTCAGGCACACCCACCGAAATCAAACCCTGAGCAATCTTCGCCTCACCATACGCCGACCACGCATTGATCGAATTGACATCCCTCGCCGACAACCCCTGCGGAATATCGGCCACAAAGTTACCCACACGAATCTTGTCCGGCGGCGGCGCAATCGGACGCACCGGCGGAGCAACCCGCGGCGCAACAGGATTGGTGATCACCGACGAATACGGCTGATCATAACTCTGCGACAACGACTCGTCATACGACTGATACGGAGCCTCCACCGGCGGACCCGGAATCGAACCCGGACCCGGCACAACAACCGGCTGCACCACCGCATCACCCGGCCCCGGCCCACCCGGCGCAACATCAGACGGACTCGTACCACCCTGACCCGGAGCCGAATCCGACGGATCAGTCCCACCCTGCTCCGGCACCGCAAACGCCACACCAGCACCAGCACCAGCAGAAATCGACACCGCCACAACAGCAGACGTCACCGACAACAACGGCCCACTAGGCGACCGCCGCCTACGATGCCGACCCCGACTCTGCGTCATCTCGATACTACCTTTCTGTGCCACTGGTGAATGGCAATGCGCGTGAACTCATTCGACGGACTTGATGGACTGAATGAAGGCCTTGCCGCCCGTCGTCGACGTGCGGATGACCTGGCGATAGGTGATGGGAGCGGCGTCTGGCTGCAGCTCGGTGAGCACCACGGAGTACTCGTTGGGAGCCTGTTCGGTGATCCTCAGGCAGTGGCGCGTGCCGATGGGGCGCTGATCGATGTACTGCTGCATCACATACTCGGAGGCGACGGCACCCGGGGCCGCAACGGCGCGAGCGGCTTTCGCTGATCGCAGCACGTAGTAGCCGTGGTTGAACGCGCGGATCGCACCCGGACCGGACTCCTGGTCGCCCTTCTCGTCGTCGTTCGACACCGTGGTCCCCGACCCGACGGGACGCTGCGCACACGCCGGGTGGCTCGCGACGCCGGACGTCGACGGCTCGTCGGTCGGCACGGTCGACTGCGTGGCATCTGCGGCGACCACCGGCTGGTCCGAGCCGCGGCCGGCGAGGGAAATTGAGACAACAACTGTGGCCAGAATCACAACAATTGCGGCTGCCGCACCCGCGATCCGCGGACCCGAACCCAGGAATCGGCGCCAGCCAGGGGCGGTGCCGGACACCGTCTTTCGCTTCGCGCGGACCGACTCCTCGGCCTCGGCGAGGAAGGAGTCGAGATCGGATGACGACCTCTCGGGGAGCGCGACAGCAGGTACTCCCCCCTCGGCAGCGGCGGCTCGACGGGCGGTGCCGGAGCGTCGAGAACTGCCACCGCGGTGCCGCCGACATTGCCTTGAGCTGCATCGACGGAACGGAATCGAGCGAGGTGAGCGGCCAGATCGACCGCCGGTGTACTACCTGAGGACGGCCACGCGGGAACGTCGGGGAACCACAGGGACTGCGGACGCTGCGGCACCATGAGACCCCCTCCCCCCCCGGCTGGTGATCGTCGTCGTCAGTTGTGCACGCGACGACACGACACCAAAAGGAAGATCCCCCCGGGCGCCGGCACTGCCGTCGCTGATCTCGGGTCACCCTACAACAGCTCTCAGGAACATCTCAGATGTCGTCCACAAGGAGGACAGGCCCTTCTCCCGGCTCTCTGCGCACCCACAACACCCTCGCTACGGTCGGAGATGTGCTTCTCACAGCAGCGGTGACGAACGGGGTTGCCGAGGGTTCCGTCGACCTCGCCTTCCGACGCTGGGCGCATCCCCGCATCCGCCCGGGATCGAGTTTCATCGCGCTGACGCATGTCATCGAGGTGACCTCGCTCGAGCGGGTCGATCCCGAACAGATCTCCTCCGACGACGCCCGTCGGGCCGGTTACGAGAATGTCGACGAGCTTCGGGCGACGTTGTGCGTCAACACCCACAACCCGACCTATCGGATCGGACTCCGATGCATCGGCGAGGACCCCCGGATCGCCCTCCGCGCCGACGACGATCTGTCCGACGACGACGTCGCCGACCTCGGTTCGCGGCTCGATCGAATGGATTCTCGCTCCAACAAGGGCCCCTGGACGCGGGCGGTACTCGAGATCATCGGCCGTCGGCCCGGCGTCGTGTCCACCGAGCTCGCGGCCGAACTCGGCAGGGAGCGCACCGCTTTCAAGAACGACGTCACCAAGCTGAAGAAACTGGGGCTGACCGAGAGCCTCGAGGTTGGCTACGAACTCTCCCCGCGCGGCGTCGAATTCCTCCGTCGCGATGCCACATAGCGAACGCCCGAACGGCGCGCGAGGCCCGCCCGACGTCGGCATAATCAGTCCATGCCCAGCGCACATCCGGCGCGCCATCTGCTGCGCGCCAAGGATCTCGCCGACGTCCGGTTCGCCGAACCACTGACCGTCGACGACATGGCCGCTGCGGCAAAGCTGTCCCGGGCCCACTTCTCGCGCGCGTTCACCGCCGCATTCGGGCAGTCCCCGCATTCCTACCTGCAGACACGCCGGCTCGAACGGGCAGCGGCCATGTTGCGCGGGACGGATCGAACCGTCGCCGACATCTGCATGGCGGTGGGACTGTCGAGCGTCGGCTCGTTCACCACGAGCTTCACCCGCGCATTCGGCAAGACCCCGAC harbors:
- a CDS encoding enoyl-CoA hydratase, which codes for MKKLVVTLLGLAVATVAGLAGAGDASAAPLQQINTNGNTHVNFGDHSFCRGAVTYKLDVPARKRGVVRVTAISHGFRGEGATWKRNPKCTFRIRSGYTSARGIEMEKWNRVSFGPRPGEKKSWEVTTGSGLATMAVTTWAVNTPVRISQSASGATFFFIVP
- a CDS encoding helix-turn-helix domain-containing protein, which gives rise to MPSAHPARHLLRAKDLADVRFAEPLTVDDMAAAAKLSRAHFSRAFTAAFGQSPHSYLQTRRLERAAAMLRGTDRTVADICMAVGLSSVGSFTTSFTRAFGKTPTAYRDSFPPAATYAHVPACVLRAYSRPGPASRVDRSAPAEPPAQAPEKTAHGKKTATPVRT